The following are encoded in a window of Gossypium raimondii isolate GPD5lz chromosome 13, ASM2569854v1, whole genome shotgun sequence genomic DNA:
- the LOC128031924 gene encoding uncharacterized protein LOC128031924, whose product MEGIKHQMVKVNGINIHIAEKGEGPVILFLHGFPELWYSWRHQILALSSMGYRAVAPDLRGYGDSDAPDSVESYTCFHIIGDLVELIDVLDPDVGKVFVVGHDWGAYMAWLLCLFRPDKVKALVNLSVPFLRSHREIKPVDFWRSYYGADHYISRFQKPGEIEGEFAEIGVERVEKELLTDFPVILPKGKLFKRPLDEPITLPSWLSEEEANYYVAVFQKTGYTGALNFYRNFNRNWELLKPWVGSKIKTPAKFIVGDNDLVYHMPGMKDYIHNGGFQEDVPSLQQVVVMEGVAHFINMEKPDEINKYISDFFTQFV is encoded by the exons atggaagGGATAAAGCACCAAATGGTTAAAGTGAATGGCATAAACATTCACATAGCTGAAAAAGGTGAAGGTCCAGTCATCCTTTTCCTCCATGGCTTCCCTGAGCTTTGGTATTCATGGCGTCACCAAATCCTCGCTTTATCTTCCATGGGTTACCGAGCCGTTGCTCCCGATTTGAGAGGCTACGGCGACTCGGATGCTCCCGACTCAGTCGAGAGTTACACTTGTTTCCACATAATCGGCGATTTAGTGGAGCTGATAGACGTACTGGATCCGGATGTAGGCAAGGTGTTTGTTGTTGGGCATGACTGGGGAGCTTACATGGCTTGGTTATTGTGTCTGTTTAGGCCTGATAAAGTGAAAGCATTGGTGAATTTGAGTGTGCCGTTTTTGAGGTCTCATCGGGAAATCAAGCCTGTTGATTTCTGGAGATCTTATTATGGTGCTGATCATTACATATCTAGATTTCAG AAACCTGGAGAAATAGAAGGTGAATTTGCAGAGATTGGAGTGGAGAGAGTTGAGAAGGAACTTTTGACTGATTTTCCAGTTATCTTGCCAAAAGGGAAACTGTTCAAACGTCCATTAGATGAACCAATTACATTGCCTTCTTGGTTGTCCGAGGAAGAAGCTAATTACTATGTCGCCGTATTCCAGAAAACTGGCTACACTGGTGCACTCAACTTCTACAGAAACTTTAACag AAACTGGGAACTATTGAAACCATGGGTGGGTAGTAAGATCAAAACACCAGCCAAGTTCATTGTGGGTGATAATGATTTGGTTTACCATATGCCTGGTATGAAGGATTACATTCACAATGGTGGGTTCCAAGAAGATGTGCCATCTCTGCAGCAAGTGGTGGTGATGGAAGGTGTTGCCCATTTCATCAACATGGAGAAACCAGACGAGATCAACAAATACATTTCTGACTTCTTTACCCAGtttgtttga